In Ananas comosus cultivar F153 linkage group 10, ASM154086v1, whole genome shotgun sequence, the sequence ttctgtgtttattattattattattctttttttgcaGGCATCTTAATTTTTGTTGTGGTGGTACACTAGAGTTTTAATTTTGGGTAAGGCAAATGTGCTATCTTTATATGGTTGGCGTCTAGGGAAAAAAATACTAACGGTCCATAATTTTATTAGGAAGGAATGGCCGCATCCATTGAGTTGCCCGCTATGCAACATAGAACATAAAATAACTATGCACCTTTTTACTTGCTGTGATTTTTCCAGGCTTACTTGGGCCGAATGCGAAAAACTTTTCAGATACACTCATTGGCCCCTACTACGGTCAGATagtatcttttttttcatttggatccaaataagaaaaaaaaaaaatatcagtcAAACTGCGATGTAAAATTGACTCAATGCTTACTGCTATATACTGTAACTTATGGAAGGAGCACAATAATAGAATTTTTAATGAGTTGTGTATATCATCTGAAAAACTAGCTTGAGTATTTCACAATAAGGCACTAATAtggttcaaatttttataactagGGGAGTTCAGTTTGGAGGATCAATTGTTGCTGCCGGCCTACTCAGCCCTAGCAATCATAATTTATACTTGTCTTATATGTAATTCATATTATATTCAATAAAACGTATAGGTAATACCCTATACATGCCTTTCAAAAATGAGCTAAGTATCTCGTTAACTCGGTTCTGGTTGATTCATTTGGATACTTCAAATTACAAAGGCGCAAGTGAGATGTCGAACTCCTGACTTTTTGGTTGCCGTTCAATGTAACAGCAGACTAAACTAGATAGTTGTTGCGGGGATAAGTTTATCCTTGGCCAATACTAAAGTTGTACCCATGGCTTCTCTAATTGGTTAATCATTGAGATTGTTCTAGAATTTGCTATTCTAAGTGGGATCTCTTGAGATTGTcctttctagctaagtttatttcttttttgaaaaagaaaacaggTCAACCCAAAAGGGCTGACCAAGGTGTACTTAATAAAGAAAGATTAACAATAATACAAGGTTTCAGACAATCAGTATATAAtagcaactataaatttaaaaagtgaGGGGACACAAAATGATCACGTCAAAGATGAAATATCGACATCAGCGATTAGCATGCGAATACGGCTTGCAGTGGAGAGGGGAGTAGAGCAAGTGTTGTCGAAGATGCGACGATTTCGCTCAGACCAGATGGACCAAGCGAAGCAGCTGAAGATGGTGTTCCCAACCTTTCGAATATCCTTAGGAAGGCGAGATGACCACATTGCCCAAGAGTCTCCAAGTCCCAATAAAGATGGTTGAGGTAgacaaagaagaagattgagagaTGCCCACACTGCTAGGGAGTAGGGGCAATGGAGGAATAAGTGAATGATATCTTCGCCAGCATTAAAGCAAAGCTCACATCTTGAGGCGAGAATCCAGCCACGACGCCGAAGGTTGTCATGAGTTAAAATTCGGTTTTTATATAAAAGCCACATAAAAAACTGCACTCGAGGTGGCGCAAAAGAGTACCAAACAGTGATCGGAGTCGAGTCGAATGTGGATCCAGCAAAGAACAGATTGTATGCTGATGCAGTGGAGAAAGTGGCATGGGGAGTCCATTTCCAGCAGCAGATGTCGGGGCCGACGCAAATTTGGAAGTTGCATAGCCTGTGGCAGAGTGTCGAAAACTCCTCATGTGCAATGATGGACGGGTAAGAGATGACCGGTAATGAGAACAGATTATCAATAAAAACCTCGGACACAAGAGCAAATTTGTGAGCAGAGTAGGAGAATAGAGCCGGAAATTGATCCAtcctaaatgaaataaacgaagtggatagcGTGTTAGctatctttctcaaaaaaaaaaagacaaaaaagtgGGATCTCTTGTACTGGGCGCTGTGCCAAGTTAAAGAAAGGACTCGCCACCAAACAGAAGGGAAATGGGCATGGCCAGTGTCGGTGACTGCTACTGTATGTTTGAAATCGCCTGTCTCGTTGGTCTGTCACGTTCAACATGCTTGATATTTCGacttcaattttattttgaagcCAATCACTTCCATGGACCACTTAATGTTTGTTGAATACTCACTCACCTGTATGATTCAAAGGCAATAATATAGTAGATTTTGACCGTGTTTGGTTGTATAAATATGTTATTcggtattttttttaattcacttAAAAAATTTGTGGTGTTTAGTAGATAAAAAGATGgaaagaattttaaaaagtacgttggataatatattttgaattctaaGCAGAGCTTTAAGGTTAATGGTGATTTGAACATGAGTAGAAATATTGACGGCAAAATATGTGTACGCAGGAACTATAGATTTATGTAATAATGTGATCATAATTAAACAATGAGCTAATATCTCCAAATTGCGTTTAAGATTCCGTAcgagataaattaattttcttatatCTAATTAATAGATTCGGTTGTGTTCGGAAGCGAAGGAGATTAGCCTTTCGAATTGGCAATCTTGCCGACATTGCAGTGTAGTGTCTTTCCCTACACACACATACAAAACGCACACAAAATACAAAACGCACacaaaaagaggggaaaaaaaaaaataaagagaagagaaaCTTAATTTGCATGAAATTTATATCTCTATTATGGTATtaggaaaagaaataaacaattttctttttaaatgtcACTTCCAAATTTTTAGCTAACGAGTAGATGGAAttgaattattataaatagtgataaaattCAACTGCTCTAAGTAATAATGATAAAGTAAACCATTTTCTCTGGCGCCCTCTTTCTCCTCTATTCCGAGGAACCATACTACTagttaaggggaaaaaaaaagtactgaCCAAAATTAGATCTCCTGTTTGCTAAAATGTGCTTCAGGTAAAATTCTTGCCACCTGCCATCTTTTTTTCTCTGCTACAAGGAATCTTATCACTATATAAAACCCAGTACCACTGCTTCCTTTGGATCTTGTTTTCGCcagcaaaaaggaaaaaaaagaagtttcagAAAAATCAATTCAAGATCATGAAAGCAGAGAATGGGCTGCTGTATCCTCTACTCGGCATTGGCACCTTAATAGCCTTTGTATTCATGTCCTTTGGGGAGTTTAGCTTCCACACTGAGGAGCCCAAATTGAGCTTTGTTCATAGGGAGGGGACACAGTTCATGGTGGATGGGAGAGCATTCTATGTGAATGGGTGGAACTCCTACTGGTTGATGGATCAAGCTGTGCAGGAGTTTAGTAGGCCAAGGATTGGCAAAATGTTCCGAATTGGCGCCAAAATGGGGCTCACTGTTTGTAGAACTTGGGCCTTCAATGATGGTGCCTACAATGCTTTACAAGTTTCGCTAGCCCGTTTCGACCAACGGGTTTTTAAGGTATCTCTTCATCTCATACTTATTTTGCGAATCCGAGTATTGAGCTGTGACTAATTATGttacttttttaatttgctcTGTGCATCTTTCTGAAATGCTTACATGATGGTTCTGTTTAAAATCAGtttaattcatataaatttttttagttcatCAAACTTTTTGATGCTTGGTTAATCAAAGTAATGATTACGGTGATTGTAGGCGCTCGATCATGTTATTGTGGAAGCACGAAAACACGGGATCAGATTGATTCTTAGCTTAGTCAATAATCTAAAACATTACGGTGGGAAGACGCAATATGTTAAATGGGCGTGGGACGAGGGCATTGGATTGAGCTCCTCGAATGATTCTTTCTTCTTTGATCCGTTGATTCGGGGTTATTTCAAGATTTATCTCAAGGTAATATGCACCCGTAGACTAATTTTCACTGAAAACAGTTCATTGTTGAGACTTAAATCTAATTTCTTTGGGATTTTCTGTGATTTGAGCTTCAAATACGATGATATTTGATCCAATATCATTTGCTTTTTAGGCGATACTGACGAGGAAAAACCACTTGACTGGAATTGAATATAGAGATGATCCGACCATCTTCGCATGGGAGTTGATGAATGAGCCTCAATGTGTATCAGATGCATCTGGCGACACCCTTCAAGTGAGTGtcctcttacttttttttttaaaaatagctaAGTAATTCGAGGAGAAATCCCGCTAATTGAGTGAGAGATGGTCAGTTTAATGTGTCATTAAGGTATTATACAATACCCTTTCACTCTGTAAGAGTATACTGTGCAGCAGATAATAACAGTATATTGTGAGTTTTCGATTGATAATGTTGGTTCTAAAGAACTGCAGGATTGGATTGAAGAAATGGCCGGATATGTGAAGTCAATTGATAGGAAGCACCTGTTAACAATTGGAGTCGAAGGGTTTTATGGCCCGACGAGCCCTCAAGAGAAGTT encodes:
- the LOC109716334 gene encoding mannan endo-1,4-beta-mannosidase 2-like, whose translation is MKAENGLLYPLLGIGTLIAFVFMSFGEFSFHTEEPKLSFVHREGTQFMVDGRAFYVNGWNSYWLMDQAVQEFSRPRIGKMFRIGAKMGLTVCRTWAFNDGAYNALQVSLARFDQRVFKALDHVIVEARKHGIRLILSLVNNLKHYGGKTQYVKWAWDEGIGLSSSNDSFFFDPLIRGYFKIYLKAILTRKNHLTGIEYRDDPTIFAWELMNEPQCVSDASGDTLQDWIEEMAGYVKSIDRKHLLTIGVEGFYGPTSPQEKLSVNPGEWYGTVGSDFIRNSKISTIDFASAHVYPDQWLPEATLDEKIKYISKWVTSHIEDGERELNKPVLFTEFGLSKKNKNFDYSHRELFYKSVFDIVYESAKQNGAGAGALIWQLLVEGMEDYNDDFGFVPGERTSVDKLIKQQSCRLAALRHGDDPTRRAAKKIC